A genomic segment from Desulfovibrio sp. encodes:
- a CDS encoding DMT family transporter, with protein MESCENRAFGTVVDTHCLKTTAEARDVDSERSAQKAGTGGTDATHDASRSKQGLAWVCLTLAMSIAGSAVVAGKLLVGSLPVCLAAELGLGAGLVIMLPMLWLRGERGALDRRTHATLALQALFGIALYRVFTFEGLRFTSAASAGLMSSAAPAVIGLLAWVMLQERPPLRRICGIACVSLGLVAINVSPFLAEHGAAGQTAGLPAGLAQDHLWRSLLGNGLVLAAVLGEAAFSVLSKAHCCAMSPLRRTTAVSLYAFIMLLPVALFDSWHYDFAGITGMALGCIVYYGAAVSYLSYVLWFKGIALVPASAAAAFTGLVPLSGVALSWLVLGEHLLWTHLAGLACVMAGIWLSCGARVVPARK; from the coding sequence ATGGAAAGTTGCGAAAATCGTGCATTTGGAACGGTTGTTGACACCCACTGCCTGAAGACAACCGCTGAAGCACGGGATGTGGATAGCGAGCGATCAGCGCAAAAGGCAGGAACAGGCGGCACAGACGCCACGCATGATGCAAGCCGCAGCAAACAGGGGCTGGCGTGGGTATGCCTGACCCTTGCCATGAGCATTGCGGGCAGCGCTGTGGTGGCTGGCAAACTGCTGGTGGGCAGCCTGCCAGTTTGTCTTGCGGCAGAGCTGGGTTTGGGAGCGGGGCTGGTGATAATGCTGCCCATGTTGTGGCTGCGGGGAGAAAGGGGGGCACTTGACCGGCGTACTCACGCCACATTAGCTCTGCAGGCCCTGTTCGGTATCGCCCTCTATCGCGTATTTACCTTTGAGGGGCTGCGTTTTACCAGTGCTGCGTCTGCCGGGCTTATGAGCAGCGCGGCCCCGGCAGTTATCGGGCTGCTTGCCTGGGTAATGCTGCAAGAGCGCCCGCCCTTGCGCCGTATCTGCGGTATTGCCTGCGTGAGCCTGGGGCTGGTGGCGATCAATGTTTCACCCTTTCTGGCAGAGCATGGCGCAGCGGGGCAGACAGCCGGGCTACCCGCAGGTCTGGCGCAAGACCATCTGTGGCGCAGTTTGCTGGGCAACGGCCTTGTACTTGCGGCCGTGCTGGGAGAGGCTGCGTTTTCTGTGCTCAGCAAGGCGCATTGCTGCGCCATGTCACCCCTGCGGCGAACGACTGCTGTTTCCCTGTACGCCTTTATCATGCTGCTGCCTGTGGCGCTGTTTGACTCCTGGCACTATGACTTTGCAGGGATTACGGGCATGGCACTGGGCTGCATCGTCTATTATGGGGCGGCTGTTTCGTACCTTTCGTATGTGCTCTGGTTCAAGGGGATTGCCCTTGTTCCGGCCAGCGCGGCGGCTGCCTTTACCGGTCTTGTGCCTCTGAGCGGGGTGGCCTTGTCGTGGCTGGTACTGGGCGAACATCT